The Micromonospora siamensis genome contains the following window.
ACCAGATCCCGGGCCGGGTCGACCCAGATCAGGTGGCGGCCGCCGTTGCCCCGGGCGCAGCGCCCGCTGGCCGGCGCCCCCGGCTGCACCCGGCCGGTGTCGTTGCGCCACCACAGGTAGCCGTAGTCGGGGTTCAGCGCGCACGGCGCCCAGGCCCGGTCGATCCACTCGGCACTCAGCAACCGCCGCCCGTACCAGGTGCCGCCGGAGACGTACAGGTCACCGAGCAGGGCCAGGTCGCTCGCGGAGATCCACAGCCCGCCACCCCAGTGCGCGCCACCACTGACCACCGGCACCGGTCGGCCGTCGATCGTGACCACCGAGTCGGCGTACCCGTGCCAGGACCAGGTGTCCGACGCGCCGAGCGGGTCGAGCACCGCCTCCCGCAGCACGTCGGGCAGCGGGCGGCGGAACAGCAGCGTCAGGGCCAGGCAGAGCAGGTTCACCCGTACGTCGTTGTAGGCCCAGCCGGTGCCGGGCGCGCCCTCCCGCTCGAAGCCCTCGCGGCGGCTCTGCGCGTCCACCCCGGTGGGCTTGCCCCACAGCTCACCGGTCCATCCGCTGGTCTGCTGCAGCAGGTGCTCCCAGGTGATCCCGTCCACTGCGAGACGGGCCAGCACAGGGTGGTCGACGGCCTCCGTCACGGGGGTGCCCGGGGTGAGCAGTCCCCGGTCGAAGGCCACTCCGGCCAGGGTGGACACCACGCTCTTCGTGCCGCTGAACAGCATCTCGGGCACGGTGGGGTCGCCCCAGCTGGCGACGACCTCGCCGCGGTGCCGGATCACCCCGCTGGCGCCGGAGCCGGGCAGCAGCGGGCCGATCACCTCCCGGTGTGACTCGTCGGCGACCTGCGCGGCCAGGTAGCGGGGCATGTCGTCGATGCCGGCGGTGACCCGCTCGGCTTGGCGGTCGGCGGCGGCACGCAGCGCGTCGAGGTCGGGTCGGGCCACGTCGTCATTGACGGTCATGACCGGACCCTAGGCCGGTTCCGCCTCCGGACGCCGTCCCGTACGACGCGACGCCGGTCACAGGGCGGCGGCGCGCTCCCGAGGGTGGGGCACCCGGACCGAGGCCATGCCGGCGGCGGTGGCGGCCTGGATACCGAGGTCGGTGTCCTCGAAGACCAGGCACGACTCCGGCGGCACGTCGAGCAGCCGGGCGGCGGTGAGGAAGGCGTCCGGCGCGGGCTTGGCCCGCGGGTACTCCCCGGCGCAGACCAGCACGTCGAACCGGTCGAGCAGACCGAGCGTGCGCAGCGAGCCGGTGACGCCTTCCCGGGTGCTGCCGGAGACCACAGCGAACGGCACCCGGCCGTGCGCGTCCTCGATGTGGGCCAGCACCTCCGGCACGGCGGTCAGCCGGGGCAGCGCCTCCTGGTACAGCTCCTCCTGGCGGCGCAGCACCGCATCGACCGGCATGGCCAGGCCGTGCCGTTCGTTGAGGTTGGCGACGATGTCGGCGACCGGCCGGCCGCCCCAGGCGTAGAACAGTTCCTCCGGGAACTCGCAGTCCCACTCGTGCAGCGCCGCCGTCCAGGCGACGTGGTGCAGCGGCATCGAGTCGGCGATGGTGCCGTCGCAGTCGAACAGGTACGCGCCGAACTCGCCGGCCGGCAGGGGGAGGGCCATCGGCTGAGGATAATTCGCTGGGCCCGACGGCGGCGACCTGGTTGCCTCGGGGCCATGGAACCGATCCGCGCCGCCCGCGCCGACGAGTTGACCGAGCTGCAGTCGATCGAGGTCGACTCGGGGGCGCCGTTCCGCGACATCGGCATGACCGACGTCGCAGACAGCCCACCGATGCCGCACGACGTGCTCGCCGGCCATCAGGCGGCCGGCCGGTGCTGGGTGGCGGTCGACGGGGACGACCAGCCGATCGCCTTCGTGGTGGTCGAGCCGGTCGACGGCTGCGCCCACGTCGCGCAGATCAGCGTCGCGCCCGCGTACGCCCGGCGGGGTGTGGGGCGGCGGCTGCTCGACCACGTCGCGGGCTGGGCCGG
Protein-coding sequences here:
- a CDS encoding serine hydrolase domain-containing protein, coding for MTVNDDVARPDLDALRAAADRQAERVTAGIDDMPRYLAAQVADESHREVIGPLLPGSGASGVIRHRGEVVASWGDPTVPEMLFSGTKSVVSTLAGVAFDRGLLTPGTPVTEAVDHPVLARLAVDGITWEHLLQQTSGWTGELWGKPTGVDAQSRREGFEREGAPGTGWAYNDVRVNLLCLALTLLFRRPLPDVLREAVLDPLGASDTWSWHGYADSVVTIDGRPVPVVSGGAHWGGGLWISASDLALLGDLYVSGGTWYGRRLLSAEWIDRAWAPCALNPDYGYLWWRNDTGRVQPGAPASGRCARGNGGRHLIWVDPARDLVIASHWGDDVAALIREVSAAFPD
- a CDS encoding HAD family hydrolase, with translation MALPLPAGEFGAYLFDCDGTIADSMPLHHVAWTAALHEWDCEFPEELFYAWGGRPVADIVANLNERHGLAMPVDAVLRRQEELYQEALPRLTAVPEVLAHIEDAHGRVPFAVVSGSTREGVTGSLRTLGLLDRFDVLVCAGEYPRAKPAPDAFLTAARLLDVPPESCLVFEDTDLGIQAATAAGMASVRVPHPRERAAAL
- a CDS encoding GNAT family N-acetyltransferase, which encodes MEPIRAARADELTELQSIEVDSGAPFRDIGMTDVADSPPMPHDVLAGHQAAGRCWVAVDGDDQPIAFVVVEPVDGCAHVAQISVAPAYARRGVGRRLLDHVAGWAGGRGLPALTLTTFRSVPWNGPYYVRCGFRELSAAELAPGLVDTLAAEAAMGLDMTDRVAMLRRV